A genomic window from Lotus japonicus ecotype B-129 chromosome 1, LjGifu_v1.2 includes:
- the LOC130747908 gene encoding uncharacterized protein LOC130747908, which yields MVHIESCMTTPSSSSPMAKRGKHRESDNEGNKDMLSDLPDSILLHILSLLKVKLAVQTCLLSTRWKNHWKHIPTLALHSSDFSTSKSFTKFTSTIFTLRDGSTALHGLELNSLIIDCCSMEYEARILCISSTTLVNLIVLHLGRCKIELSASCLHRFACKGSSDQYPSGSSISSVHEVDIDAHMSSYSLDNTLFLLTWLQGLVNITSLAVSSNTLQPLIRMSDSTVEMLSPPKAKRLRSKSENEENTDSADSSVEKPKRGRHSESESESVSDEENKDRLSDLPDCVLLHILSFLSAKYAVRTCILSSRWKDLWDWKHLPSLILHSTDFSTLKIFTKFVSKLLELRDSSLPLHSFDFKRHGSIEYIVHRRVVDYALSHNVQRLVDWASP from the exons ATGGTTCACATAGAGAGCTGCATGAccactccttcttcttcttctcccatgGCGAAGAGAGGAAAGCACCGTGAGAGTGACAATGAAGGTAACAAAGACATGCTCAGTGACTTGCCAGATTCAATTCTCCTTCACATTCTGTCATTACTGAAAGTCAAACTCGCAGTTCAAACATGTCTATTATCCACAAGATGGAAGAATCATTGGAAACACATTCCAACCCTCGCATTACATTCCTCAGATTTTTCAACTTCCAAGAGCTTCACCAAATTCACGTCCACGATTTTTACCCTTCGGGACGGCTCAACTGCACTGCATGGTCTCGA ATTGAATAGTTTGATAATTGATTGTTGTAGCATGGAGTATGAAGCAAGAATCCTCTGCATATCAAGCACAACACTTGTCAATTTAATTGTGCTTCATCTTGGGAGGTGCAAAATTGAGCTATCTGCATCATGTCTTCATAGGTTTGCTTGCAAGGGTTCTTCTGATCAGTACCCTAGTGGAAGCAGTATTTCTTCTGTTCATGAAGTAGATATTGATGCACATATGTCTTCATATTCCTTGGATAATACTTTGTTTCTACTTACCTGGCTGCAAGGTCTTGTTAATATAACATCACTAGCAGTTTCTTCAAACACTCTCCAA CCACTTATCAGAATGTCTGATTCAACGGTTGAGATGTTGTCTCCACCGAAGGCAAAGCGATTGCGTAGCAagagtgaaaatgaagagaaCACTGATTCAGCAGATTCATCAGTTGAGAAGCCGAAGCGAGGAAGGCATAGCGAGAGTGAAAGTGAGAGTGTGAGTGATGAAGAGAACAAAGACAGGCTCAGTGATTTGCCTGATTGCGTTCTCCTTCACATTTTGTCATTTCTGAGCGCCAAATACGCGGTTCGAACTTGCATATTATCCTCAAGATGGAAGGACCTCTGGGACTGGAAGCATCTTCCTTCGCTCATTTTACATTCCACAGACTTTTCGACATTGAAGATTTTCACCAAATTTGTGTCTAAGCTTTTGGAACTCCGTGATAGCTCACTCCCGCTGCACAGCTTTGATTTTAAGCGCCATGGTTCTATTGAGTATATTGTCCACAGACGGGTAGTAGACTATGCTTTGTCACATAATGTTCAGCGAttggtggactgggcgagcccctag
- the LOC130747915 gene encoding F-box/LRR-repeat protein At4g14096-like → MLSDLPDCILLHILSFVSTKSAVRTCILSTRWKDLWKRLPSLILLPSDFSTLKIFSKFVSKLLELRDGSLPLHIFDFKRHDSIEYIVHRRVVDYALSHNVQRLATAVEYDCYLLARIFSSQSLTSLKLSVHPGRFNFQDTLFPSSSCLNLPALTSLHLDCFTFRGSNNGIVEPFSAFHKLHSLIIDHCTVQGAQTFCISSTTLVDVTMINPFGGFKKIELSAPSLRRFDFTGSSPYQRLCGSSLSSVKELSIHADMSYYSSEAPLVLLSWLEELTNMDSLTVSTDTLQVPPLVLNLIPDFVNRKFPFLSNLKSLKVIVAERKKAATESRREAARLRKEADYLSETIFKRARIPSGIVDFLLQNSPSAKVEIKRC, encoded by the exons ATGCTCAGTGATTTACCTGATTGCATTCTCCTTCACATTTTGTCATTTGTGAGCACCAAATCCGCGGTGCGAACTTGCATATTGTCCACGAGATGGAAGGATCTCTGGAAGCGTCTTCCTTCGCTCATTTTACTTCCCTCAGACTTTTCGACATTGAAGATTTTCTCCAAATTTGTGTCTAAGCTTTTGGAACTTCGTGATGGCTCACTCCCACTGCATATCTTTGATTTTAAGCGTCATGATTCTATTGAGTATATTGTCCACAGACGGGTAGTAGACTATGCTTTGTCACATAATGTTCAGCGATTGGCAACGGCTGTGGAATATGACTGTTATCTCCTCGCTCGCATTTTTTCAAGCCAGTCTTTAACATCTCTTAAGCTTTCAGTTCACCCTGGGCGATTTAATTTTCAGGACACTTTATTTCCGAGTTCTTCATGTCTGAATTTGCCAGCATTAACCAGCTTGCATCTGGATTGTTTCACCTTCCGCGGGAGTAACAATGGCATAGTCGAGCCCTTTTCGGCCTTTCATAAGTTGCATAGTTTGATCATTGACCATTGTACGGTACAGGGTGCACAAACCTTCTGCATCTCAAGTACAACGCTCGTCGATGTAACTATGATTAATCCTTTTGGGGGCTTTAAAAAAATTGAGCTCTCTGCACCAAGTCTTCGAAGGTTTGATTTTACTGGCTCCTCTCCTTATCAGCGGCTTTGTGGGAGCAGTCTTTCTTCTGTTAAAGAATTAAGTATTCACGCAGATATGAGCTACTATTCCTCAGAggctcctttggttctactcaGCTGGCTGGAAGAGCTTACTAATATGGATTCATTGACAGTTTCTACAGATACTCTTCAGGTgcctcctttg GTTCTCAACTTAATTCCTGACTTTGTGAACCGTAAGTTCCCGTTCTTAAGTAACTTGAAGTCATTAAAAGTTATAGTTGCGGAGAGAAAGAAAGCTGCCACTGAGTCACGGAGAGAAGCTGCTAGGTTACGGAAAGAAGCTGATTACTTAAGTGAAACAATATTTAAGCGTGCACGGATACCTTCTGGAATAGTGGACTTTTTGCTTCAAAACTCACCATCAGCAAAAGTTGAGATCAAAAGGTGCTAA